A window of the Chanodichthys erythropterus isolate Z2021 chromosome 21, ASM2448905v1, whole genome shotgun sequence genome harbors these coding sequences:
- the LOC137011401 gene encoding uncharacterized protein: MTDINHSGIMIRSHGRLSSSSSAVQPDVPLYEPVLPARITPVRPPPPVPKKPDQRGKNSLARRPCDFSPTCEDYSEIQRVPSGAASPVIPPHPAPSEPVRTDPSDSCSSSGVPLDQHLYEDISELLDGHQDGGDVCAVKGKRYSSSSLTDFCDFQVKSGLLPEKLVSHTLHTDRNKTSSIKHLQKMANPSAPPIPAARTVPPGAQKVRTSFTFIDYQDI, encoded by the exons atgacagaTATCAATCACAG TGGAATCATGATCCGCTCTCATGGACGTCTGTCCTCGTCCTCCAGCGCAGTCCAGCCTGATGTTCCACTGTATGAGCCAGTGCTGCCGGCGCGAATTACACCA GTCAGGCCTCCCCCACCAGTCCCAAAAAAACCTGATCAAAGAGGCAAAAACAGTCTAGCGAGACGTCCATGTGACTTTTCTCCAACATGTGAAGATTACTCAGAGATCCAGCGTGTGCCGTCAGGAGCGGCGTCCCCTGTGATTCCCCCTCATCCCGCTCCATCAGAACCCGTCAGAACCGATCCGTCTGACTCCTGCTCCAGCTCTGGTGTGCCTCTGGATCAACACCTGTATGAAGACATTTCAGAACTGCTGGACGGCCATCAG GATGGAGGAGATGTTTGCGCAGTGAAGGGGAAACGTTACTCATCCTCCAGCTTGACG GATTTTTGTGATTTCCAAGTCAAAAGTGGGCTGTTGCCAG AAAAGCTTGTGTCTCACACCCTGCATACAGACAGAAACAAGACCTCGAGCATTAAACATCTACAGAAGATGGCAAAT CCTTCTGCTCCTCCTATCCCAGCAGCGCGAACTGTGCCTCCAGGAGCCCAGAAGGTGAGAACATCATTCACCTTTATTGATTATCAGGATATTTAA